In Fusobacterium russii ATCC 25533, the sequence GGAACTAATGAAGATATTCACTTAGAATTATCCTTTTGTATTTTAACTCCACAGTCTAAAGCTATAAATGCATGGAGAGCGATAACAAATTTAAAAGAAAAAGATTTAATTTTTAAAGCTCCGGCTGAAGATATTGTAGAATATTTGAATATTGTTCGTTTTAAAAATAATAAAGCCAAATATTTAGTGGAATTAAGGGAGCAGATGACAGATAAAAATTCTAAGAAAATAATAACAAAAGAATTTTTTTCATCAATTCCAGATGTTTTTGAGAGAAGAAACTGGATAGTAAAGAATATCAAAGGTATGTCTTATAAAGAGGCAGGGCATTTTTTAAGAAATATAGGTTTTGGACAAGATTTAGCAATACTCGACAGACATATT encodes:
- a CDS encoding N-glycosylase/DNA lyase, which produces MKKNTYFIEIEKIYKEIKPQIKKRLKDFKNVWENGTNEDIHLELSFCILTPQSKAINAWRAITNLKEKDLIFKAPAEDIVEYLNIVRFKNNKAKYLVELREQMTDKNSKKIITKEFFSSIPDVFERRNWIVKNIKGMSYKEAGHFLRNIGFGQDLAILDRHILKNLQKLEVIEELPKTLSPKLYLEIEQKMREYCKFVKIPMDEMDILLWYKEAGEIFK